A DNA window from Deltaproteobacteria bacterium contains the following coding sequences:
- a CDS encoding PAS domain S-box protein, whose product MLKPKHILVLCSYGYSLPAYRKMNPAFIAVMEDAGVSTNTLFFEYLDLLHIKGNKHRQALTEMLRHKYTESDIDMVVTFHAPAMGFLLNDAKDIFPNVPVVSWNVQGAFKEEDTEHRVFRLLISLDMRGTLERALDLFPQTERVVFVSGVSETDRWVEAEAKSAFADWEDRLQFEYTSNNSVEEMIERVADLPRRSIVIYCNVFTDKTGRTFTPRDVGEMVAEAANAPVFGLYDTLLGLGVVGGSLLSFEAEGARAARLALDILNGKIRFTEQSKIMIGKPVPMFDWRQIQRWDGEAGELPEESIFLNRVPSLWDRYAWPMTGILSLLVAQLLLIAALFTQIHRRSRAEKELKEINATLEQRVAERTRDLQESEARQRSLFNNMTEGFALHEIVIDADGKPCDYRFLETNPAFERLTGLSREAVIGRTVREVMPDIEIYWIETYGRVALEGTPAHIENYSAPLDRWYEVFAYRTAPSQFAVLFVDISERKQADKALRQSREDLDRAQEVGQIGSWRLDVNRNVLTWSDENYRVFGVPKGTPLTYETFLQIVHPDDRSYVDTQWQAALRGEPYDIEHRIVVAGKVRWVREKAYLEFEETGNLLGGFGITQDITERKNAEEALRSLSQFPEENPYAVLRCSPNGVILYTNAPARDWMATLGWQAGGPLPDPVYAAVAQARGTDHAIETQITNPAGSVFSVSAVQPPGEEYINLYGIDITGRVQAELDLREGEERLRASLCEKEVLLKEIHHRVKNNLQVISSLVGLQAEEVRDHAMRDVLQDVTHRVRSMAMVHEKLYQSADLAQVDFADYARSLLYYLWRSYGSDADGIRLALDLEPVSLSVNAAVPCGLILNELFSNALKHAFDGRDGGQVTVSLRGDAQGRVSLCVRDNGTGLPERFDWTQSRTLGLRLVQMLAKQLHAAVDVSSVEGTGFTIAFSVSKT is encoded by the coding sequence TTGCTCAAGCCGAAGCATATCCTGGTGCTCTGCTCCTACGGGTACTCGTTGCCCGCCTATCGAAAGATGAATCCCGCCTTCATTGCAGTAATGGAAGACGCCGGCGTAAGCACGAACACGCTGTTCTTCGAGTACCTCGACCTCTTGCACATCAAGGGCAACAAGCACCGGCAGGCCTTGACGGAGATGCTGCGCCACAAATATACGGAGAGCGATATCGACATGGTTGTCACCTTTCACGCGCCTGCAATGGGTTTTCTCCTGAACGACGCCAAAGATATCTTTCCCAATGTTCCCGTGGTGTCCTGGAATGTGCAAGGGGCCTTCAAGGAGGAAGACACGGAACATCGGGTTTTCCGCCTGCTGATCAGCCTTGACATGCGGGGTACTTTGGAACGGGCATTGGACTTGTTCCCACAAACGGAACGAGTGGTTTTCGTCAGCGGTGTTTCCGAGACGGACCGATGGGTCGAAGCCGAGGCCAAGAGCGCTTTTGCCGATTGGGAAGATAGGCTTCAATTTGAATACACGTCCAATAATTCCGTCGAGGAGATGATCGAGCGGGTCGCCGATCTTCCTCGCCGAAGCATCGTTATCTATTGCAACGTCTTCACGGATAAAACCGGCCGGACCTTTACCCCCAGGGACGTGGGGGAGATGGTTGCCGAGGCCGCCAACGCGCCTGTGTTCGGTCTTTACGATACTCTACTGGGATTGGGCGTGGTCGGCGGATCCCTGCTCAGCTTCGAGGCGGAAGGCGCCCGGGCCGCCAGGCTCGCCCTGGATATTCTGAACGGGAAGATCCGTTTCACCGAACAATCCAAAATAATGATCGGCAAGCCGGTACCCATGTTCGATTGGCGGCAGATTCAAAGATGGGACGGCGAGGCAGGCGAGCTTCCCGAAGAAAGCATCTTTCTAAATAGAGTCCCTTCCCTCTGGGACCGGTACGCGTGGCCTATGACCGGCATACTCAGCCTCTTGGTGGCCCAGTTGTTACTGATCGCCGCGCTTTTCACACAGATCCATCGCAGGAGTCGGGCCGAAAAGGAACTCAAGGAAATCAACGCAACGCTCGAGCAGCGGGTGGCCGAGCGCACAAGGGATCTGCAGGAAAGCGAGGCGCGTCAGCGCTCGCTCTTCAACAACATGACGGAGGGGTTCGCCCTGCACGAGATCGTCATCGACGCCGACGGCAAGCCCTGCGACTACCGTTTCCTGGAAACCAACCCGGCCTTCGAGCGCCTCACCGGCCTGAGCCGCGAGGCGGTGATCGGAAGAACGGTGCGGGAAGTCATGCCCGACATCGAGATCTACTGGATCGAGACCTACGGTCGCGTGGCCCTCGAGGGGACCCCTGCCCATATCGAGAATTATTCGGCTCCATTGGACCGGTGGTACGAAGTCTTTGCCTACCGCACCGCACCCAGCCAGTTCGCCGTGCTCTTTGTGGACATCTCCGAGCGCAAGCAGGCGGACAAAGCTCTCCGTCAAAGCCGGGAAGACCTGGATCGTGCGCAGGAAGTGGGACAGATCGGCAGTTGGCGCCTGGACGTTAACCGCAACGTCCTCACGTGGTCCGACGAGAATTATCGCGTTTTTGGCGTACCCAAAGGGACACCGTTAACCTACGAGACGTTCCTTCAGATCGTTCACCCCGACGACCGTTCGTATGTGGACACGCAATGGCAGGCGGCTTTGCGCGGCGAACCCTACGACATCGAGCACCGCATCGTGGTGGCCGGCAAAGTCCGATGGGTGCGTGAAAAGGCCTATCTCGAGTTCGAAGAAACGGGCAACCTGCTTGGAGGCTTCGGGATTACCCAGGACATTACCGAGCGAAAGAATGCCGAAGAAGCGCTGCGAAGTTTGTCCCAGTTCCCGGAGGAAAATCCATATGCTGTGCTCCGATGTTCTCCCAACGGGGTGATCTTGTACACCAACGCGCCTGCAAGGGACTGGATGGCGACCTTGGGCTGGCAAGCCGGCGGACCGCTGCCGGACCCTGTGTACGCCGCCGTGGCCCAAGCCCGAGGAACAGACCACGCCATCGAAACTCAGATCACCAATCCGGCCGGCAGCGTGTTCAGCGTTTCCGCCGTGCAGCCGCCGGGTGAGGAATACATCAACCTCTACGGTATCGACATCACCGGCCGCGTGCAAGCGGAGCTCGACTTGCGCGAAGGGGAGGAGCGCCTCAGAGCGTCCCTTTGCGAGAAGGAAGTCCTGTTAAAGGAAATTCATCACCGCGTCAAAAACAACCTGCAGGTCATTTCCAGCCTGGTCGGTCTGCAGGCCGAAGAAGTGCGGGATCATGCCATGCGCGACGTCCTCCAGGACGTGACCCACCGGGTGCGTTCCATGGCTATGGTTCACGAGAAACTGTACCAGTCGGCGGATCTTGCCCAGGTGGATTTCGCCGACTACGCCCGAAGTCTGCTGTACTATCTCTGGCGCTCTTATGGGAGTGATGCGGACGGCATCCGGCTGGCTCTTGATCTGGAGCCGGTGTCGCTCTCGGTGAATGCGGCGGTGCCATGCGGTCTGATCCTCAACGAACTGTTCAGCAACGCGCTGAAGCACGCCTTCGACGGCCGAGACGGCGGCCAGGTCACCGTGTCGCTTCGAGGCGATGCCCAAGGCCGGGTGAGCCTGTGCGTACGCGACAACGGCACGGGCCTGCCGGAACGCTTTGACTGGACGCAGTCCCGAACCCTGGGCTTACGCCTGGTGCAGATGTTGGCCAAGCAACTGCACGCCGCCGTGGACGTTTCCAGCGTCGAAGGAACCGGGTTTACGATCGCTTTTTCGGTATCGAAGACGTGA
- a CDS encoding response regulator — protein sequence MSHTGILIVEDEAIVAADLANKLTQLGYEVAGIAAQGAEAVEMARRLDPQLILMDVRLEGPLDGIEAAEAIRARHDVPVIYLTAHSDSATLARAKLTGPFGYILKPFEERDLATQIELALFKHQAERKLREQREWLRVTLTSIGDAVIATDADGLISFLNPVAEALTGWSMSEASGKPLREVFRIVNEYTRKFVEDPVAKVLRNGKIVGLANHTVLLRKDGGEVPIDDSGAPILDDQGHILGVVMIFRDISRRRQAEEELRTSKERLELLAMVAERLLRAEDPQAIVEELCRAVMAHIDCRFFFNYLVEEPGRRLHLNACAGISPEAAAAIRQLDFGVAVCGCVARDGERIIAEDIQYSNDFRTQLVKSYGVQAYCCHPLLFQGRLIGTLSFGATTRTRFASDEIALMKSVSDQVSVAMQRLQSEQALRDLNVTLEQRVAERTELAERRTSQLQALAVELIEAEERERRRVAELLHEDLQQILAAARMQVQAVCESMPHEPMLANVEQLLEDSISKSRRLSHELSPPVLYHSGLVPSLEWLSRQMGEQFGLQVELKTDSECRLESTPLKMFLFRAVQELLFNVVKHAGVKSARVVFSTFDGRLMITVSDRGRGFDPERLDSVAATAGLGLLSLRERARYMGGDLVMESAPGRGSRFCLTIPPDMAKTGVRRPAAVQQPGIAADAASTPVTAVIRVLFADDHRVIRQGLIRLMNGQPDIQVVGEAANGREAIDRARQLKPDVILMDVSMPEIDGIEATRRIKAELPEVRVIGLSMHQDEQIAQAMIEAGAEAFVNKTASSAELLKAIYGMDRDR from the coding sequence ATGAGCCATACCGGCATCCTCATCGTCGAGGACGAGGCCATCGTCGCTGCGGACCTGGCCAACAAGCTGACCCAGTTAGGATATGAAGTGGCCGGAATCGCTGCACAAGGTGCGGAGGCCGTGGAAATGGCCCGGCGCCTCGACCCGCAGCTCATCCTGATGGACGTCCGACTGGAAGGCCCGCTGGACGGCATCGAAGCGGCCGAGGCGATCCGAGCCCGACACGACGTGCCGGTGATCTACCTGACGGCCCATTCCGATTCCGCCACCCTGGCCCGGGCCAAGCTCACCGGGCCTTTCGGTTATATCCTGAAACCTTTTGAAGAGCGGGACCTGGCGACGCAAATCGAGTTGGCGTTGTTCAAGCATCAGGCCGAACGAAAGCTCCGCGAGCAGCGCGAGTGGCTACGTGTAACTCTCACCAGCATCGGCGACGCAGTGATCGCCACGGATGCCGATGGCCTCATCAGCTTTCTCAATCCCGTTGCCGAAGCCCTTACCGGCTGGAGCATGTCCGAGGCGTCCGGAAAACCGCTGAGAGAGGTCTTTCGCATTGTCAACGAATACACGAGAAAGTTCGTGGAAGACCCCGTGGCCAAAGTGCTCCGGAACGGCAAGATTGTCGGGCTGGCCAACCACACAGTTCTGCTCCGCAAAGACGGCGGAGAGGTGCCTATAGACGACAGCGGAGCCCCCATCCTCGACGATCAAGGCCATATTCTCGGCGTGGTGATGATCTTCCGCGACATCAGCCGGCGCAGGCAGGCCGAAGAGGAATTGCGAACGAGCAAAGAGCGTTTGGAACTGTTGGCCATGGTGGCGGAACGGCTGCTGCGCGCCGAGGATCCGCAGGCCATTGTCGAGGAACTCTGCCGGGCCGTGATGGCGCACATCGACTGCCGGTTCTTCTTCAATTACCTCGTCGAAGAGCCCGGCCGGCGGCTGCATCTCAATGCCTGCGCAGGTATTTCCCCGGAGGCGGCCGCCGCGATACGGCAATTGGATTTCGGCGTGGCGGTCTGCGGGTGCGTGGCCCGCGACGGGGAACGCATCATTGCCGAGGATATTCAATACAGCAATGATTTCCGGACCCAACTGGTCAAGTCTTATGGGGTGCAGGCCTATTGCTGCCATCCGTTGCTCTTCCAGGGCCGATTGATCGGAACCTTGTCCTTTGGCGCAACAACACGGACAAGGTTTGCATCCGACGAAATAGCCCTCATGAAATCCGTTTCCGACCAGGTGTCGGTGGCCATGCAACGATTGCAGTCGGAACAAGCGCTCCGGGACCTGAACGTAACTCTGGAGCAACGGGTGGCCGAACGCACCGAACTGGCCGAGCGCAGGACCAGCCAGCTTCAGGCCCTGGCGGTGGAGCTGATCGAGGCCGAGGAGCGGGAGCGGCGGCGGGTCGCCGAACTGCTGCACGAAGATCTGCAGCAGATCTTGGCCGCAGCCCGGATGCAGGTTCAGGCGGTCTGCGAGAGTATGCCCCACGAGCCGATGCTGGCGAACGTGGAGCAACTGCTGGAGGACTCGATAAGCAAATCCCGCCGCCTGTCGCACGAGCTGAGCCCGCCGGTGCTTTACCATTCGGGTCTGGTCCCTTCGCTTGAATGGCTGTCCCGTCAAATGGGCGAGCAGTTCGGGCTGCAAGTCGAGCTTAAGACGGACTCGGAATGCCGGCTGGAAAGTACCCCATTGAAGATGTTTTTATTCCGCGCGGTGCAGGAACTGCTGTTCAATGTTGTAAAGCACGCCGGGGTGAAAAGCGCTCGTGTCGTGTTTTCGACCTTCGACGGCCGCCTGATGATTACCGTCAGCGATCGAGGCCGGGGATTCGATCCCGAACGTCTGGATTCCGTTGCAGCGACAGCCGGTTTGGGACTGCTGAGCCTGCGGGAGCGGGCTCGCTACATGGGGGGCGACCTTGTGATGGAGAGCGCCCCGGGGCGGGGCAGTCGCTTCTGTCTGACGATTCCTCCAGATATGGCCAAAACCGGAGTGCGGCGGCCGGCGGCCGTCCAACAGCCCGGCATTGCGGCCGACGCCGCATCTACGCCGGTCACGGCCGTCATCCGGGTGCTGTTCGCCGACGATCACCGGGTGATACGGCAGGGACTGATCCGATTGATGAACGGCCAACCGGACATCCAGGTGGTGGGCGAAGCGGCCAATGGCCGGGAAGCCATCGATCGGGCCCGTCAGCTCAAGCCGGATGTGATCCTGATGGACGTTTCCATGCCGGAAATCGACGGCATCGAGGCCACCCGGCGCATCAAGGCCGAGTTGCCCGAAGTGCGGGTGATCGGCCTGTCGATGCACCAGGACGAGCAGATCGCCCAGGCGATGATCGAGGCGGGGGCGGAAGCTTTCGTAAACAAGACCGCTTCCTCGGCGGAACTGCTGAAGGCGATCTATGGGATGGATCGCGACCGCTAG
- a CDS encoding ABC transporter substrate-binding protein: MTNSPHKPKLLKVLLLIVVLVAWGCENDEYPAPEGPPVKLSLAVSPATYSGLIAIADDKGYFKDAGLDLSMDLYPSGREALEAVCRGEAQAATVADISFSAKALEEPSIRVLASISTTVGSRIVARKDRNIQSPSDLRGKKVGFSTGTVSDYFLYAFLMTENIPPSDITAVDIPPARQVESVVNGELDAVSAFEVFAFEAEKRLGENAVSWDSQNNLAYHWLLATKASLIRSPEPLKRLFRGLLRAEGFAQTHEEETRTILVRKWNLDPAFVLESWPRTRLSVSLGQSVVTSLENYARWQMVKEGKLEDSTDVLNYLDTGILDEMAPKEVTIFR, encoded by the coding sequence ATGACAAACTCCCCGCATAAACCCAAGCTGCTGAAAGTCCTGCTGTTGATCGTGGTCCTCGTTGCATGGGGATGCGAAAACGACGAGTATCCGGCGCCCGAGGGTCCCCCTGTCAAATTGTCCCTGGCCGTTTCGCCTGCCACCTATTCCGGACTGATCGCCATAGCCGATGACAAGGGCTACTTCAAGGATGCGGGACTCGATCTGTCGATGGATCTGTATCCGTCCGGGCGAGAGGCCCTCGAGGCGGTGTGCCGTGGAGAAGCCCAGGCGGCCACGGTGGCGGATATCTCTTTTTCCGCCAAGGCTCTGGAAGAACCTTCCATCCGTGTTCTGGCGTCCATAAGCACAACCGTGGGAAGCAGGATCGTGGCCAGAAAGGATAGAAACATCCAAAGTCCTTCCGACCTCAGAGGAAAGAAAGTCGGTTTCAGCACCGGCACGGTGAGCGACTATTTTCTTTATGCCTTTCTCATGACGGAAAATATTCCGCCAAGCGACATCACGGCTGTGGACATTCCCCCTGCCCGACAGGTCGAGTCCGTGGTAAACGGGGAATTGGATGCGGTGTCCGCCTTTGAGGTTTTCGCATTCGAGGCGGAGAAGCGCTTGGGGGAGAACGCGGTTTCCTGGGACAGCCAGAATAACCTGGCGTATCATTGGTTGCTGGCAACCAAAGCAAGCCTCATCCGATCGCCCGAGCCGCTGAAACGGCTCTTTAGAGGGCTGCTGAGGGCCGAGGGTTTTGCCCAGACCCATGAGGAGGAGACCCGGACGATATTGGTTCGCAAGTGGAATTTAGATCCCGCATTTGTGCTGGAGTCCTGGCCGCGAACACGATTGAGCGTCTCACTCGGTCAGTCCGTAGTCACTTCTCTCGAGAATTATGCCCGTTGGCAAATGGTTAAGGAGGGGAAGCTCGAAGACTCGACCGATGTTTTGAATTATCTCGACACCGGAATTCTGGACGAGATGGCCCCAAAAGAAGTCACCATTTTCAGATAG
- a CDS encoding PAS domain S-box protein, translating to MRIQKRILLSVAASVAISLVIVFIVFSVLRELDNEAARRKIYREIGSKIYALNMSIARLSSLPHPSRTRQIKEIQGSLEILLGTIAPLGAGEEFLIRQIKTNSEELQYSLEKLISGSMESKGAMDAERYNVLVSQLWMKTQFISDDIQHLITISQSRIESSRRRARILIPGLIVALMLINAGISFFSGRSIARAQQALNLALAKAEEGDRMLSALMEYVPEGITMADRELNLTRVSRYGQRLLGDTHEGMSAEEVASQWNVYHADGKSPMAVEDLPLVRAVRRGEVVHDAEIVQINASGDRLPLLCTAGPIRDDAGVVIGGIVAWRDISDRKHAEEAVRAREVDLSEAQRVAHIGSWHWDAQTDITTGTDELLRIYGFDPATQTIPNFKDQRGLWYPPEEWDRLNAAVQESARTGAGYDIEVQALRNGRCIWVQTRSETVCDAEGRIVGLHGTVQDITEHKRAEEALRQGEERLRASLGEKEVLLKEIHHRVKNNMQVISSLLALQADELQDTAMRSILRDVTHRVRSMAMVHEKLYQSTDLARVEFADYARSLLNYLWRAHGAAASGVGLDLDLEPVLLPVNEAVPCGLILNELFSNALKHAFSGRDGGQVAVSLRGDTQRHVRLSVRDNGAGLPPGMDWGQTRSLGLRLVQMLAGQLRADVEVTSDKGTEFTITFERLET from the coding sequence ATGAGAATTCAGAAACGAATCCTGCTGAGCGTAGCCGCATCCGTCGCTATTTCTCTAGTGATCGTCTTTATTGTCTTTTCCGTCCTTCGGGAGCTCGACAACGAAGCCGCGCGCAGAAAAATTTACAGGGAAATCGGAAGCAAGATTTATGCCCTGAACATGTCGATTGCACGATTGTCTAGCCTGCCCCATCCCAGCCGTACCCGCCAGATCAAGGAAATCCAAGGCTCGTTGGAGATCCTTCTTGGAACCATAGCCCCCTTGGGCGCCGGTGAAGAATTCCTCATCCGACAGATCAAAACCAACTCCGAGGAACTCCAATATTCCCTCGAGAAGCTAATATCCGGCTCCATGGAGTCGAAGGGCGCCATGGACGCCGAACGATACAATGTTCTCGTCTCTCAGCTCTGGATGAAGACTCAATTCATCTCGGACGATATTCAACACCTCATAACCATCAGCCAGTCTCGAATCGAATCCTCCCGGAGAAGGGCCCGCATCTTGATCCCCGGCTTGATTGTGGCCCTGATGCTGATCAATGCCGGCATTTCTTTCTTTTCCGGCAGGAGCATCGCTCGTGCGCAGCAAGCCCTGAACCTGGCCCTGGCCAAAGCCGAAGAAGGCGACCGGATGCTTTCCGCCTTGATGGAATACGTGCCCGAAGGGATCACCATGGCCGATAGGGAGTTGAATTTAACACGGGTCAGCCGCTACGGGCAGAGGCTGCTCGGGGATACGCATGAGGGCATGTCCGCGGAAGAGGTGGCCTCACAATGGAACGTGTATCACGCCGACGGGAAGAGCCCTATGGCCGTCGAAGACCTGCCCCTTGTGCGGGCAGTCCGGCGCGGTGAGGTGGTCCATGATGCCGAGATCGTTCAGATTAACGCTTCCGGCGATCGTCTGCCCCTGCTGTGCACGGCGGGACCCATCCGCGACGACGCCGGCGTTGTCATCGGGGGCATCGTCGCCTGGCGCGATATTAGCGACCGCAAGCACGCTGAGGAAGCGGTACGCGCCAGGGAAGTGGACCTCAGCGAGGCACAACGAGTGGCGCACATTGGCAGTTGGCATTGGGACGCGCAAACGGATATCACCACCGGCACGGACGAACTGCTGAGGATTTACGGCTTCGATCCGGCGACGCAAACCATCCCCAATTTTAAGGACCAGCGCGGGCTTTGGTATCCGCCGGAGGAATGGGACCGGCTCAACGCTGCTGTGCAGGAGTCAGCCCGGACGGGCGCAGGTTACGATATAGAAGTGCAGGCGCTGCGCAACGGCCGGTGCATCTGGGTCCAGACGCGCAGCGAAACCGTATGCGACGCCGAAGGGCGGATTGTGGGCCTGCACGGGACCGTCCAGGACATCACGGAGCACAAGCGGGCAGAAGAGGCGCTGCGCCAAGGTGAGGAGCGCCTGAGGGCCTCGCTCGGCGAAAAGGAAGTGCTGCTCAAGGAAATCCATCATCGCGTGAAAAACAACATGCAGGTTATCTCCAGCCTGCTGGCCTTGCAGGCCGATGAATTGCAGGATACGGCCATGCGCAGTATTTTGCGGGACGTCACCCATCGGGTGCGCTCCATGGCCATGGTTCACGAGAAACTCTACCAGTCGACCGACCTGGCCAGGGTCGAGTTTGCCGACTACGCCCGAAGCCTGCTCAACTACCTCTGGCGCGCGCACGGGGCTGCCGCTTCCGGTGTGGGTCTGGATCTGGACCTGGAGCCGGTGTTGCTTCCGGTGAACGAAGCGGTGCCGTGCGGGCTGATCCTGAACGAATTGTTCAGCAACGCCCTGAAACACGCCTTCAGCGGCCGCGACGGCGGTCAAGTGGCCGTATCGCTACGTGGCGACACGCAAAGGCATGTACGCCTGAGTGTACGCGACAACGGGGCCGGCCTGCCGCCGGGCATGGACTGGGGCCAAACCCGCTCTCTTGGCTTGCGCCTGGTGCAGATGCTCGCCGGGCAATTGCGCGCCGACGTGGAAGTCACAAGCGATAAAGGAACCGAATTCACCATCACCTTCGAGAGACTCGAGACATGA
- a CDS encoding response regulator: MSKTSILIVEDEAIVAADLANKLTQLGYEVAGIAAQGAEAVEMALSLRPQLILMDVRLEGPLDGVEAAGEIRARHDVPVIYLTAHSDSATLARAKLTGPFGYILKPFEERDLATQIELALFKHQAERKLREQREWLRVTLTSIGDAVIATDAEGLISFLNPVAESLTGWSMAEAVGRPLKEVFRIVNEHTRAPVEDPVIKVLRNGKIVGLANHTVLLRKDGREAAIDDSDAPIIDEQGRVQGVVLVFRDISERRRTEAEREQLLSAIEHVADTVVITDPGGTIQYVNPAFERVTGYTKAEALGKNPRILKSGRQDQTFYSELWQTISRGKTFQGRMVNKRKDGTLYTEDATISPVFSTKGRIVAYVAVKRDVTHYLALQEQFHQAQKMESVGRLAGGVAHDFNNMLGIIIGHAELALEETAPVSPVYDDLNEIRRTALRSADLTRQLLAFARKQVTSPQVLDLNDTVTGMIKMLRRLIGEDIDLAWAPGANLWLVKIDPAQTDQLLANLCVNARDAIGGVGRITIETKNTILDEAYCAAHAGTKPGQYVTLSVRDNGCGMNEETLNNLFEPFFTTKEVGKGTGLGLSTVYGIVRQNEGYIDVISRPGQGARFTIYLPRTLEALQLDGEPHGKPTAKGAETLLLVEDEQSILRLAKAVLERLGYTVLATPSPVEALTIAERYENPIHLLITDVVMPGMNGQQLRERIEKHIPAVKVLFMSGYTADAVAHGGILERGVRFLQKPFSNKALAEKVREVLDGE, translated from the coding sequence ATGAGCAAGACCAGCATCCTCATCGTTGAGGACGAGGCCATCGTCGCTGCAGACCTGGCCAACAAGCTGACCCAGTTAGGATATGAAGTGGCCGGGATCGCCGCACAAGGTGCGGAGGCCGTGGAAATGGCCCTGAGCCTTCGTCCGCAGCTCATTCTGATGGACGTCCGGTTGGAAGGCCCGCTGGACGGCGTCGAAGCGGCCGGGGAGATCCGAGCCCGACACGACGTGCCGGTGATCTACCTGACGGCCCATTCCGATTCCGCCACCCTGGCCCGAGCCAAGCTCACCGGGCCTTTCGGTTATATCCTGAAACCCTTCGAAGAGCGGGATCTGGCGACGCAGATCGAGCTGGCGCTGTTCAAACATCAGGCCGAACGAAAGCTCCGCGAGCAGCGCGAGTGGCTGCGTGTAACCCTCACCAGCATCGGCGACGCAGTGATCGCCACCGATGCCGAAGGCCTCATCAGCTTTCTCAATCCCGTAGCCGAGTCCCTTACCGGCTGGAGCATGGCCGAGGCGGTCGGAAGGCCGCTCAAAGAGGTCTTTCGCATCGTCAACGAACACACCCGAGCGCCCGTGGAGGATCCGGTGATCAAGGTACTCCGGAACGGCAAGATTGTCGGGCTGGCCAACCACACAGTGCTGCTCCGCAAAGACGGCCGCGAGGCGGCCATAGACGACAGCGACGCACCCATCATAGACGAACAAGGACGCGTTCAAGGGGTGGTTCTAGTCTTTCGGGATATCAGCGAGCGCAGACGGACCGAAGCCGAGCGTGAACAACTGCTGTCCGCCATCGAACACGTCGCCGATACAGTGGTCATCACCGACCCCGGGGGAACCATCCAGTATGTCAACCCGGCCTTCGAGCGCGTCACCGGTTATACCAAGGCGGAAGCACTGGGCAAGAACCCGCGCATCCTCAAGAGCGGGAGGCAGGACCAAACGTTTTACAGCGAATTGTGGCAAACGATCTCTCGAGGAAAGACGTTTCAGGGACGGATGGTCAACAAACGCAAGGACGGAACCCTATACACCGAGGACGCCACCATTTCCCCGGTATTTAGTACGAAAGGCCGTATTGTTGCCTACGTGGCCGTGAAACGCGACGTCACCCATTATCTGGCGCTTCAAGAACAGTTTCACCAGGCCCAGAAAATGGAGTCCGTGGGCCGTCTGGCAGGCGGCGTGGCCCATGACTTCAACAACATGCTGGGCATCATCATCGGGCATGCGGAACTGGCGCTGGAAGAAACGGCCCCTGTTTCGCCGGTGTATGACGACCTTAACGAAATCCGAAGAACGGCCCTGCGATCCGCGGATCTCACACGTCAACTACTTGCATTCGCCCGGAAGCAGGTCACTTCGCCTCAAGTCCTCGATCTCAATGACACGGTGACCGGCATGATAAAGATGCTCAGGCGTCTTATCGGCGAAGATATCGATCTGGCTTGGGCGCCGGGTGCGAACCTTTGGCTGGTCAAGATCGATCCGGCTCAGACCGACCAACTTCTGGCAAATTTGTGTGTTAACGCCCGGGATGCCATCGGCGGGGTGGGGAGAATCACGATCGAGACAAAAAACACAATCCTTGACGAGGCCTATTGCGCCGCGCACGCGGGAACCAAGCCGGGACAATACGTGACGTTGTCGGTAAGAGACAACGGCTGCGGTATGAATGAAGAGACGCTGAATAATCTTTTCGAGCCGTTTTTCACCACAAAGGAAGTCGGAAAAGGAACGGGACTGGGGCTTTCCACGGTATACGGTATTGTGCGGCAGAACGAGGGATACATCGACGTAATCAGCCGGCCGGGGCAAGGTGCCAGATTCACGATATACCTCCCAAGGACCCTCGAGGCTCTGCAATTGGACGGAGAACCGCACGGCAAGCCAACGGCGAAAGGCGCCGAGACCTTGCTCCTGGTGGAGGATGAACAATCCATACTTCGTCTCGCAAAGGCCGTGCTTGAACGGCTCGGGTACACGGTTCTGGCGACCCCCTCACCGGTGGAGGCGCTAACCATTGCCGAGCGGTATGAAAACCCGATTCACCTGTTGATCACGGATGTAGTGATGCCCGGGATGAACGGTCAGCAGTTAAGGGAGCGAATCGAGAAACATATTCCAGCCGTCAAAGTTCTCTTCATGTCCGGTTACACGGCTGACGCCGTAGCGCATGGGGGAATTCTCGAAAGAGGTGTCCGGTTTCTTCAAAAGCCTTTTTCGAACAAAGCTCTTGCCGAAAAAGTGCGGGAAGTCCTGGACGGGGAATAA